The following proteins are co-located in the Chaetodon auriga isolate fChaAug3 chromosome 23, fChaAug3.hap1, whole genome shotgun sequence genome:
- the cldn10a gene encoding claudin-10a, whose translation MGNMATEIVAFLLTISGWILVSSTLPTDYWKVSSVDGTVITTATFWSNLWKTCVTDSTGVSNCKDFPSMLALDAYIQVCRGLMIASVCLGFFGAILALVGMKCTKIGGSETTKARLTVLSGFHFILSGLCSMTACSIYAHRITTDFFDPLFVAQKFELGAALFIGWAGSVLCILGGLVFCLSLSEGFSIRAEYSYSGAASFVTTRNKHSKAVNSLQREPSRQFGRNAYV comes from the exons ATGGGCAACATGGCAACAGAGATTGTTGCCTTTCTCCTGACCATCTCGGGGTGGATCCTGGTGTCGTCCACCTTGCCTACAGACTACTGGAAGGTGTCCTCCGTGGACGGGACGGTCATCACGACGGCCACCTTCTGGTCCAACTTGTGGAAAACATGTGTGACTGATTCCACTGGTGTGTCCAACTGCAAGGACTTTCCTTCGATGCTGGCTCTGGATG CCTATATCCAGGTGTGTCGGGGTCTGATGATcgcctctgtgtgtttgggtttcTTTGGTGCCATCCTCGCCTTGGTAGGAATGAAGTGCACGAAAATAGGAGGCTCGGAGACCACCAAGGCTCGCCTGACCGTCCTCTCTGGCTTCCACTTCATTCTCAGCG GCCTCTGCTCCATGACTGCCTGCTCCATATACGCTCACAGGATCACAACCGACTTCTTTGACCCCCTCTTCGTTGCTCAGAA GTTCGAGTTGGGAGCAGCTCTCTTCATTGGCTGGGCTGGATCTGTGCTGTGTATCCTCGGAGGACTcgtcttctgtctctccctgtctgaaGGCTTCAGCATCAG AGCTGAATACTCCTACAGTGGAGCCGCATCATTTGTGACAACACGCAACAAGCACAGCAAAGCAGTCaacagcctgcagagagagccGTCCAGGCAGTTTGGCAGAAACGCCTACGTGTGA